The following are encoded in a window of Vespa crabro chromosome 2, iyVesCrab1.2, whole genome shotgun sequence genomic DNA:
- the LOC124421822 gene encoding heme oxygenase 1 isoform X2 gives MTDKEEDTFCKKMRKATREIHAISDALVNAKLAFGFLDDSVWADGLLVFYEIFRYLEGAMIRLKNTKIGLLRLTELQRTEAFEQDLEYYLGKGWMKNYSPRDSVIKYLMRLREIEDTEPTLLMAYIYHLYMGLLSGGIILRRKRQLMQKISLFKEVTTCGNNITDFGNHSIFELKHDLREAMNKIAETLDEDTKNKLIEESKIVYALNNEIIRSVRGAGTVIFKKLFYFISALILILIVFLVFFK, from the exons ATGACggacaaagaagaagatacgttttgtaaaaaaatgcGAAAAGCTACAAGAGAAATTCATGCCATCAGTGATGCTTTGGTAAACGCAAAATTAGCATTCG GATTTCTCGATGATTCTGTATGGGCTGATGGTCTTCTGGTCTTCTACGAAATTTTCCGCTACTTAGAAGGTGCTATGATTAGattaaaaaacacaaaaattgGATTATTACGACTTACCGAGTTACAGCGTACTGAGGCTTTTGAACAAGATCTTGAATACTATTTGGGAAAGGGATGGATGAAAAACTATAGTCCTAG AGACAGCGTTATTAAATACCTGATGCGTTTAAGAGAGATCGAAGACACCGAGCCCACTTTACTCATGGcatatatttatcatctttataTGGGTCTTCTTAGTGGAGGAATTATTTTGCGACGGAAAAGGCAACTTATGCAAAAAATTTCACTTTTCAAAGAAGTAACTACTTGTGGCAATAATATTACGGACTTTGGAAATCATAGCATTTTTGAATTAAAACATGATTTACGTGAAGCGATGAATAAAATAGCCGAAACATTGGATGAAGATACTAAGAATAAACTCAttgaagaaagtaaaatagtTTATGCCTTAAACAATGAGATTATTAGAAGTGTACGTGGTGCAGGCACtgttatctttaaaaaattattttatttcattagtgCACTCATACTTATTCTCATTGTCTTCCTagtcttttttaaataa
- the LOC124421822 gene encoding heme oxygenase 1 isoform X1: MTDKEEDTFCKKMRKATREIHAISDALVNAKLAFVGFLDDSVWADGLLVFYEIFRYLEGAMIRLKNTKIGLLRLTELQRTEAFEQDLEYYLGKGWMKNYSPRDSVIKYLMRLREIEDTEPTLLMAYIYHLYMGLLSGGIILRRKRQLMQKISLFKEVTTCGNNITDFGNHSIFELKHDLREAMNKIAETLDEDTKNKLIEESKIVYALNNEIIRSVRGAGTVIFKKLFYFISALILILIVFLVFFK, from the exons ATGACggacaaagaagaagatacgttttgtaaaaaaatgcGAAAAGCTACAAGAGAAATTCATGCCATCAGTGATGCTTTGGTAAACGCAAAATTAGCATTCG TAGGATTTCTCGATGATTCTGTATGGGCTGATGGTCTTCTGGTCTTCTACGAAATTTTCCGCTACTTAGAAGGTGCTATGATTAGattaaaaaacacaaaaattgGATTATTACGACTTACCGAGTTACAGCGTACTGAGGCTTTTGAACAAGATCTTGAATACTATTTGGGAAAGGGATGGATGAAAAACTATAGTCCTAG AGACAGCGTTATTAAATACCTGATGCGTTTAAGAGAGATCGAAGACACCGAGCCCACTTTACTCATGGcatatatttatcatctttataTGGGTCTTCTTAGTGGAGGAATTATTTTGCGACGGAAAAGGCAACTTATGCAAAAAATTTCACTTTTCAAAGAAGTAACTACTTGTGGCAATAATATTACGGACTTTGGAAATCATAGCATTTTTGAATTAAAACATGATTTACGTGAAGCGATGAATAAAATAGCCGAAACATTGGATGAAGATACTAAGAATAAACTCAttgaagaaagtaaaatagtTTATGCCTTAAACAATGAGATTATTAGAAGTGTACGTGGTGCAGGCACtgttatctttaaaaaattattttatttcattagtgCACTCATACTTATTCTCATTGTCTTCCTagtcttttttaaataa
- the LOC124421821 gene encoding m7GpppN-mRNA hydrolase, with protein sequence MVEHSIPSDILDDLSSRFIINVPEEERKDLVRICFQIELAHWFYLDFYCIEENPKLKTCSMKEFATHIFQHIPFLKPHVANIDTVLEQWREYKQNVPTFGAIVLNEDLTKVLLVQSYWAKSSWGFPKGKVNEDEDPSHCAVREVLEETGFDISNLIDKDEYIESVINDQIVRLYIISGVQKDTKFQPKTRKEIKNVEWFSLADLPSNKKDMTPKVKMGVGPNAFFMVVPFVKKMKRWVQEKQQREKNLITRRHRHKSLGDVESISKSKRQQQLFSQTVQNEVLDFKSVRQSNTSPARSRRSLYDNKNALSKAAFKRNLFGEQSGDRSPFTLAKQLTDSPQGQQSYSFLNDPAIQSVKCNDFNYKGRKSEEGIKGLPEGNIKSLLFGEAARKLKTDFKAIPSPFTSMECSIPTFPPPIRFRLHEYSSELCSKIWIHFKFDKQAILNCL encoded by the exons ATGGTTGAACATTCAATTCCTTCCGATATTCTCGATGACCTTAGTAG ccggtttattattaatgtacctgaagaagaaaggaaagatttaGTTCGAATATGCTTTCAAATAGAACTTGCTCATTGGTTTTACTTAGATTTTTATTGCATAGAAGAAAATCCAAAATTAAAAACATGTAGTATGAAGGAATTCGCTACACATATTTTTCAACACATTCCATTTTTAAAGCCACATGTTGCAAATATAGATACGGTTTTAGAACAATggagagaatataaacaaaatgtgCCAACATTTGGAGCAATTGTTTTAAACGAAGACTtaacaaaagtattattagtaCAAAGTTATTGGGCTAAAAGTAGTTGGGGCTTTCCAAAAGGCAAAGtaaatgaagatgaagatccTTCACATTGTGCTGTTCGAGAAGTATTGGAAGAAACTGGCTTtgatatatcaaatttaatagataaaGACGAATATATAGAATCTGTTATAAATGACCAAATTgttcgattatatataatatcaggTGTACAAAAAGATACCAAGTTTCAACCTAAaactagaaaagaaataaagaatgttGAATGGTTTTCACTGGCTGATTTGCCtagcaataaaaaagatatgacaCCCAAAGTAAAGATGGGAGTTGGACCAAATGCATTTTTTATGGTTGTTCCGTTTGTAAA GAAAATGAAACGTTGGGTACAAGAGAAGCAACAgcgtgaaaaaaatttaattacaagGAGACATAGGCATAAATCATTGGGGGATGTTGAATCAATTTCTAAAAGTAAACGGCAACAACAGTTATTTTCTCAAACGGTTCAA AATGAGGTCCTAGATTTTAAAAGCGTTCGACAATCAAATACTTCACCAGCTAGAAGTCGTCGTAgcttatacgataataaaaatgcctTATCAAAAGCAGCATTTAAGCGTAATTTGTTTGGTGAACAAAGTGGCGATCGTTCGCCATTTACTTTAGCTAAACAGTTGACAGATAGTCCACAGGGTCAACAgtcatattcatttttaaatgacCCTGCCATTCAATCGGTTAAatgtaatgattttaattataaaggaagaaaatctgAAGAAGGAATTAAAG gTTTACCAGAAGGAAATatcaaatcattattatttggcGAAGCTGCTCGTAAATTAAAAACGGATTTTAAAGCAATACCTTCTCCATTTACGAGTATGGAATGTAGTATTCCAACGTTTCCACCACCAATTCGCTTTAGGTTACATGAATATTCATCAGAATTGTGTTCTAAAATTTGGATACattttaaatttgataaacAGGCAATTCTGAATTGTTtgtaa
- the LOC124421823 gene encoding phosphomevalonate kinase isoform X3, whose amino-acid sequence MILQRIILKIQKSRSIFYFLVGNESVEKILLQISCIQGDHESVIIKLSGPIKTYWSKNAGLDLNKLLDASEYKEQYRYEMIKWSESIRKKDNGYFCRAAIDMYDAYDKPIWIISDTRRKTDIQWFKENYVDLCKTIRIITKVEIRQQRGWKFIADIDNAETECDLDDFDSWDLQVENNDNDLETVLQQILKLIS is encoded by the exons ATGATACTACAGcgcataattttaaaaattcaaaaaagccgaagtatattttactttttagtGGGAAACGAAAGTGtggaaaagattttattacagATATCTTGCATACAAG GTGATCATGAAAGTGTAATTATAAAACTGTCCGGACCAATAAAAACTTATTGGTCAAAAAATGCAGGtcttgatttaaataaattattagatgCCAGTGAATATAAGGAACAGTATCGCTATGAAATGATCAAATGGAGTGAgtctataagaaaaaaagataatggatATTTTTGTCGTGCTGCTATTGATATGTATGATG CATATGATAAACCAATCTGGATAATAAGCGATACTCGTCGAAAAACTGATATTCAAtggtttaaagaaaattatgtagATCTTTGTAAAACAATCCGTATAATTACTAAAGTAGAAATAAGACAACAACGTGGATGGAAATTTATAGCag atattgATAATGCAGAAACAGAATGTGATCTGGATGATTTTGATAGCTGGGATTTACaagttgaaaataatgataatgatttagAAACTGTTTtacaacaaatattaaaattaattagttaA
- the LOC124421823 gene encoding phosphomevalonate kinase isoform X1, translating to MATIANMMDDTTAHNFKNSKKPKYILLFSGKRKCGKDFITDILHTRNIFKYMILIFIKNYLLGDHESVIIKLSGPIKTYWSKNAGLDLNKLLDASEYKEQYRYEMIKWSESIRKKDNGYFCRAAIDMYDAYDKPIWIISDTRRKTDIQWFKENYVDLCKTIRIITKVEIRQQRGWKFIADIDNAETECDLDDFDSWDLQVENNDNDLETVLQQILKLIS from the exons ATGGCTACGATAGCGAATATGATGGATGATACTACAGcgcataattttaaaaattcaaaaaagccgaagtatattttactttttagtGGGAAACGAAAGTGtggaaaagattttattacagATATCTTGCATACAAG aaatattttcaagtatatgatattaatattcataaaaaattattt ATTAGGTGATCATGAAAGTGTAATTATAAAACTGTCCGGACCAATAAAAACTTATTGGTCAAAAAATGCAGGtcttgatttaaataaattattagatgCCAGTGAATATAAGGAACAGTATCGCTATGAAATGATCAAATGGAGTGAgtctataagaaaaaaagataatggatATTTTTGTCGTGCTGCTATTGATATGTATGATG CATATGATAAACCAATCTGGATAATAAGCGATACTCGTCGAAAAACTGATATTCAAtggtttaaagaaaattatgtagATCTTTGTAAAACAATCCGTATAATTACTAAAGTAGAAATAAGACAACAACGTGGATGGAAATTTATAGCag atattgATAATGCAGAAACAGAATGTGATCTGGATGATTTTGATAGCTGGGATTTACaagttgaaaataatgataatgatttagAAACTGTTTtacaacaaatattaaaattaattagttaA
- the LOC124421823 gene encoding phosphomevalonate kinase isoform X2, which produces MATIANMMDDTTAHNFKNSKKPKYILLFSGKRKCGKDFITDILHTRLGDHESVIIKLSGPIKTYWSKNAGLDLNKLLDASEYKEQYRYEMIKWSESIRKKDNGYFCRAAIDMYDAYDKPIWIISDTRRKTDIQWFKENYVDLCKTIRIITKVEIRQQRGWKFIADIDNAETECDLDDFDSWDLQVENNDNDLETVLQQILKLIS; this is translated from the exons ATGGCTACGATAGCGAATATGATGGATGATACTACAGcgcataattttaaaaattcaaaaaagccgaagtatattttactttttagtGGGAAACGAAAGTGtggaaaagattttattacagATATCTTGCATACAAG ATTAGGTGATCATGAAAGTGTAATTATAAAACTGTCCGGACCAATAAAAACTTATTGGTCAAAAAATGCAGGtcttgatttaaataaattattagatgCCAGTGAATATAAGGAACAGTATCGCTATGAAATGATCAAATGGAGTGAgtctataagaaaaaaagataatggatATTTTTGTCGTGCTGCTATTGATATGTATGATG CATATGATAAACCAATCTGGATAATAAGCGATACTCGTCGAAAAACTGATATTCAAtggtttaaagaaaattatgtagATCTTTGTAAAACAATCCGTATAATTACTAAAGTAGAAATAAGACAACAACGTGGATGGAAATTTATAGCag atattgATAATGCAGAAACAGAATGTGATCTGGATGATTTTGATAGCTGGGATTTACaagttgaaaataatgataatgatttagAAACTGTTTtacaacaaatattaaaattaattagttaA
- the LOC124421825 gene encoding 60S ribosomal protein L29, whose protein sequence is MAKSKNHTNHNQNRKAHRNGIKKPKRYRHESTLGMDLKFLRNQRFAKKHNLKPQAQLKRAEKRKALREAKK, encoded by the exons atggctAAGTCAAAAAATCATACTAATCATAACCAAA ataGAAAAGCGCATCGCAATGGCATTAAAAAGCCCAAGCGCTATAGGCATGAATCTACGCTAGGG aTGGATTTAAAGTTCTTGAGGAATCAACGATTCGCAAAAAAACACAATCTTAAGCCACAGGCTCAATTAAAGAGGGCAGAAAAGCGAAAAGCTCTTCGTGAAGCTAAAAAATAA
- the LOC124421820 gene encoding DNA-directed primase/polymerase protein-like, with translation MDVLNPEQFYGQKMAKLQAIDRRKKLKNKLNINYLRKMPDHILGPPQFWAEFYKQAEALDVASRHANDNEMLCTFVYQQDNGVRKFVVAHPEVYWWYYKDRPPESRCSYEVIPERAPCWLYVDLEFLFELNPKSNGSRMTSTLIDILCAFMLKEWHLPCNKSNIINLDSTNNEKFSRHLIFAIKDVAFKDNFHVGRFMKYVCMEITNYLNNTETQHDILSTFNKINIEELFIYINTKSERKLFIDVGVYTKNRHFRIYKSTKWGKQSHLEISSDSKYTLPNMYKEQELEFFINSLVTYFPRKKDLILLEFANDEARVTRHSNKEQARQINLTSHNISSQYPEIDKYILNIIKPGKIRQCRYNEQLRILIYEIVGYRYCENIGRWHKSNNIYWIVDLTKQVMYQKCHDENCSDFISSPKKLPEEINFQLDSEDEAFISCAILAEEIYYDSLTEVTNV, from the exons atggaTGTGTTGAATCCAGAACAATTTTATGGTCAAAAGATGGCTAAATTACAAGCCAttgatagaagaaagaaattaaaaaacaaattgaacataaattatttaagaaaaatgcCTGACCATATTTTGGGTCCACCACAGTTTTGGGCTGAATTTTATAAACAAGCAGAAGCACTAGATGTGGCCAGTAGACATGCCAATGATAATGAAATGCTTTGTACGTTTGTTTATCAACAGGATAATGGAGTTAGAAAATTTGTTGTAGCTCATCCCGAAGTTTATTGGTGGTACTATAAAGATAGACCTCCTGAATCAAGATGCTCCTATGAG GTTATACCAGAAAGAGCTCCATGTTGGTTATATGTGGATTTGGAATTTCTATTCGAATTGAATCCTAAAAGTAATGGCTCACGTATGACTAGCACACTTATTGATATTTTGTGTGCATTTATGTTAAAAGAATGGCATCTTCCATGcaataaatctaatattattaatttggaTTCTacaaacaatgaaaaatttagTAGACATTTAATATTTGCTATCAAAGATGTTGcttttaaagataattttcatgtcgGAAGATTTATGAAATATGTCTGTATggaaataacaaattatttaaataatactgaAACACAGCACGACATTTTAAGtactttcaataaaattaatattgaagagttatttatatatattaatacgaaaagtgaaagaaaattgtttattgATGTTGGtgtttatacaaaaaatagaCATTTTAGAATATACAAATCTACTAAATGGGGTAAACAGTCTCATTTGGAAATTTCATCTGATTCTAAATACACATTACCAAACATGTACAAGGAGCAAGAGTtagaattttttatcaattctttAGTAACATATTttccaagaaaaaaagatttaattttacttGAGTTTGCTAATGATGAGGCACGGGTTACAAGACACTCAAACAAAGAACAAGCGCGACAAATAAACTTAACAAGTCATAATATATCATCACAGTATCCtgaaattgataaatatatattaaatattattaaaccaGGAAAAATACGTCAATGTAGATATAATGAACAATTGAGGATACTAATTTATGAAATCGTTGGTTACAG GTATTGTGAGAATATAGGAAGATGgcacaaaagtaataatatctattggATCGTTGACTTAACTAAACAAGTTATGTATCAGAAATGTCATGATGAAAATTGTTCTGATTTTATATCTAGTCCAAAAAAGCTTCCTGAAGAAATCAATTTTCAATTGGATTCAGAGGACGAAGCATTTATTTCTTGTGCTATATTAgcagaagaaatatattatgatagtTTAACTGAAGTAACAAATgtgtaa
- the LOC124421819 gene encoding stAR-related lipid transfer protein 7, mitochondrial-like isoform X1, translated as MYSWQLFNLMLKRVNFKYTNSNVNLSSFSRRFNTRIKFGGYRKRIDLWFKEQSAQVAKACTRQCEFIVAQRIKRSIQICHLYTKMWDEVALKEIIKLWKTRVIRNSRQFLVGTIGVSVYNWDLERISDEEVNSYSQEIEDIYKLRDCTVICTNCHLRIIIDNASKQPGIEYCKCDGVKTNTNKDPDGWQPYIERQDMLVWRRQEPDTGLFAYKVYGSFPDVTAEDFLQVQIDIDYRKQWDTTAQELQIIDTDPRSTKSNNHSADVIYWEMIWPKLFANRDYVYQRRWVIDKDKRVVVIVSKGTDHPNAPVKPGTHRVRTYWSYMVIKPYKDFHQPGIEFGLTYFDDPGMRVPSAITAWVAIAGLSDFLTRMRQASKDYKKYKTKQNNVTSNNHNVMGQDNLPEYDDLHKDMNRTEKDKNFREYEIVKEDNSKHGEVIQHTKPLEVMQSMNEKTDIEENNVEENEDKDNVANPMSQDKGGLLNYFFLSRLFA; from the exons ATGTATTCGTGGCAACTATTCAATCTCATGCTAAAGCgagttaattttaaatatactaATAGCAACGTCAACTTGTCCTCATTTTCTAGACGCTTTAATACTCGTATTAAATTTGGAGGTTATCGTAAAAGGATAGATTTGTGGTTTAAAGAGCAGAGCGCACAGGTAGCGAAGGCATGCACCAGGCAATGTGAATTTATAGTGGCACAACGCATTAAACGAAGTATTCAAATATGTCATCTCTATACAAAAATGTGGGATGAAGTGGctctgaaagaaattattaaattatggaAAACGCGAGTTATAAGAAATTCTCGACAATTTCTAGTTGGTACTATTGGAGTGAGTGTGTATAATTGGGATCTTGAAAGAATATCCGACGAAGAAGTCAATAG TTATAGCCAAGAAATAGAGGATATCTACAAATTAAGAGATTGTACTGTCATATGTACAAATTGTCACCTACGAATTATAATTGACAATGCTAGCAAACAACCCGGAATAGAATATTGCAAATGTGATGGTGTCaaaacaaatacaaataaagATC cAGACGGATGGCAACCATATATTGAACGTCAAGATATGTTAGTCTGGAGACGACAGGAACCGGATACTGGTTTATTTGCATATAAAGTATACGGATCTTTCCCGGATGTCACAGCTGAGGATTTTTTACAAGTACAAATTGATATAGATTATAGGAAACAATGGGATACAACTGCTCAAGAATTacaaattattgatactgATCCACGATCTACAAAATCTAATAATCATAGTGCTGATGTTATATATTGGGAAATGATTTGGCCT aaaTTATTTGCTAATCGAGATTATGTATATCAACGTAGATGGGttatagataaagataaaagggtggtagttattgttagtaaAGGAACTGACCATCCAAATGCACCTGTTAAACCTGGAACTCATAG agTAAGAACATATTGGTCATACATGGTGATTAAACCTTACAAGGATTTTCATCAGCCTGGTATCGAGTTTGGCTTAACTTACTTTGATGATCCTGGTATGAGAGTGCCATCAGCTATCACTGCATGGGTAGCAATTGCAG GTTTGTCAGATTTTTTAACTCGCATGAGACAAGCATCGAaagattacaaaaaatataaaacgaagCAAAACAATGTGACATCcaataatcataatgtaaTGGGCCAAGATAATCTTCCTGAATATGACGATTTACATAAAGATATGAATAgaacagaaaaagataaaaactttAGAGAATATGAGATcgtaaaagaagataattcaAAACATGGTGAAGTCATTCAACATACCAAACCATTAGAAGTTATGCAAtctatgaacgaaaaaactgatatagaagaaaataatgtagaagaaaatgaagacaaAGATAATGTTGCTAATCCAATGTCTCAAGATAAAGGAGGTTTATTAAACTACTTTTTTTTGAGTAGATTATTTGCGTGA
- the LOC124421819 gene encoding stAR-related lipid transfer protein 7, mitochondrial-like isoform X2, which yields MYSWQLFNLMLKRVNFKYTNSNVNLSSFSRRFNTRIKFGGYRKRIDLWFKEQSAQVAKACTRQCEFIVAQRIKRSIQICHLYTKMWDEVALKEIIKLWKTRVIRNSRQFLVGTIGVSVYNWDLERISDEEVNSYSQEIEDIYKLRDCTVICTNCHLRIIIDNASKQPGIEYCKCDGVKTNTNKDHGWQPYIERQDMLVWRRQEPDTGLFAYKVYGSFPDVTAEDFLQVQIDIDYRKQWDTTAQELQIIDTDPRSTKSNNHSADVIYWEMIWPKLFANRDYVYQRRWVIDKDKRVVVIVSKGTDHPNAPVKPGTHRVRTYWSYMVIKPYKDFHQPGIEFGLTYFDDPGMRVPSAITAWVAIAGLSDFLTRMRQASKDYKKYKTKQNNVTSNNHNVMGQDNLPEYDDLHKDMNRTEKDKNFREYEIVKEDNSKHGEVIQHTKPLEVMQSMNEKTDIEENNVEENEDKDNVANPMSQDKGGLLNYFFLSRLFA from the exons ATGTATTCGTGGCAACTATTCAATCTCATGCTAAAGCgagttaattttaaatatactaATAGCAACGTCAACTTGTCCTCATTTTCTAGACGCTTTAATACTCGTATTAAATTTGGAGGTTATCGTAAAAGGATAGATTTGTGGTTTAAAGAGCAGAGCGCACAGGTAGCGAAGGCATGCACCAGGCAATGTGAATTTATAGTGGCACAACGCATTAAACGAAGTATTCAAATATGTCATCTCTATACAAAAATGTGGGATGAAGTGGctctgaaagaaattattaaattatggaAAACGCGAGTTATAAGAAATTCTCGACAATTTCTAGTTGGTACTATTGGAGTGAGTGTGTATAATTGGGATCTTGAAAGAATATCCGACGAAGAAGTCAATAG TTATAGCCAAGAAATAGAGGATATCTACAAATTAAGAGATTGTACTGTCATATGTACAAATTGTCACCTACGAATTATAATTGACAATGCTAGCAAACAACCCGGAATAGAATATTGCAAATGTGATGGTGTCaaaacaaatacaaataaagATC ACGGATGGCAACCATATATTGAACGTCAAGATATGTTAGTCTGGAGACGACAGGAACCGGATACTGGTTTATTTGCATATAAAGTATACGGATCTTTCCCGGATGTCACAGCTGAGGATTTTTTACAAGTACAAATTGATATAGATTATAGGAAACAATGGGATACAACTGCTCAAGAATTacaaattattgatactgATCCACGATCTACAAAATCTAATAATCATAGTGCTGATGTTATATATTGGGAAATGATTTGGCCT aaaTTATTTGCTAATCGAGATTATGTATATCAACGTAGATGGGttatagataaagataaaagggtggtagttattgttagtaaAGGAACTGACCATCCAAATGCACCTGTTAAACCTGGAACTCATAG agTAAGAACATATTGGTCATACATGGTGATTAAACCTTACAAGGATTTTCATCAGCCTGGTATCGAGTTTGGCTTAACTTACTTTGATGATCCTGGTATGAGAGTGCCATCAGCTATCACTGCATGGGTAGCAATTGCAG GTTTGTCAGATTTTTTAACTCGCATGAGACAAGCATCGAaagattacaaaaaatataaaacgaagCAAAACAATGTGACATCcaataatcataatgtaaTGGGCCAAGATAATCTTCCTGAATATGACGATTTACATAAAGATATGAATAgaacagaaaaagataaaaactttAGAGAATATGAGATcgtaaaagaagataattcaAAACATGGTGAAGTCATTCAACATACCAAACCATTAGAAGTTATGCAAtctatgaacgaaaaaactgatatagaagaaaataatgtagaagaaaatgaagacaaAGATAATGTTGCTAATCCAATGTCTCAAGATAAAGGAGGTTTATTAAACTACTTTTTTTTGAGTAGATTATTTGCGTGA